The Bacillus carboniphilus genome contains a region encoding:
- a CDS encoding DNRLRE domain-containing protein — protein sequence MRKSMKKVLSLLIVIMMVISSLPLSALAEELQKKEEKDVPTDVSEESPIASEESQEVPSLDKELLKELEPGDEIVEERTENSKLIFNGGDKVTQEIYSEQIHKKEENGKLEEISTDLVKEDEKSNEVKTENALFESNFLEKMDKGKYVTFQKNGYDMSFSILEAYGHEVGTKKVTDVVATYEENKIFHRDIFPNVDLRNVTFSQETKEDIILQSYKGYHDFIFQIDTDLEAIEQESGAIHFVDEKEELIFVVPPPSMSDSNYHEKSGETQSSSDVFYKLEKNESGYLLTIQADPEWLSDPNRKYPVYIDPSTGASIADKDTFVMSKYKNTNYSSLSKDENAYGKWDAEHGEYLLKVGTAGSSTGRCYAFIHIPIKDIKVSKPFEVKKAQLNVLVKKSWEPTKRTGLWVDRVDSSWNVGKINWDNMPTSTDIAKTNTRQGEWAKFDVTNTVREWFSGKRENYGFKLHTDNNGTSYWKKIVSSSTDYDEPGKTIKPYLSVEYSLNLSKPKAPKIEKVGSLGKNSSKGYVDLSWEQIDWADGYYIGIYNGKFFQYVDVGKGNKTSNKRVYWSTKGKGLWPSKSQIKGGRFGIFEKGGGTDFPDSPLNTYIVSGGGYKKQNYRFKVLAYKAYDAEREIRTEESDEATATLPDSSAPDKPILQVDIISEELKSENDNADVVVTWQGVEDQPKGNSSGIRDYILKSRKKGSAWKTEEVVRHSGAKSYKHKIYNLPENTEVEFQLTVIDKNHNGSKVSPIERPKAPKIEKIDSLGKNSSKGYVGLSWEKIEGAKGYYVAIFNGKSYDYFDVKDGDSIKNNRVYWSTKNKKIWPTTKEIEDGRYGIHHDGKGTDLPDSPMSTYSVSGGNFKTNQNYWFRIVGYDEKGNESQLSDRVSAKLPDSTAPFVPNKPGVKFKQFDGKKYEFAEIKWNRVKDLPEKHASGVDYYEIQFRSDVQYPSWRVLDRIQEDGSNLYEFNPKTIMPSTDSVDFRVKAVDKNQNESSYATSSNHITKDRRAPSTPTSVEINPSTWDNGSTFILSWKGIKDDRKLEGVQYCIEGGEWIDIGESTQEGTKEISSENFDEGETEIYVRGYDDSGNIGYSESATYYKDTTSPTIWYLWPSDDDVLEGMENIKAGVKDEHSDIEKWTLEVGKGEDPEKYEEIKSVNSNEVLYNWDTSSLEDQTTYTLKLTVYDLAGNKAIKTSKLVKSKDTRANDAKIKVISPKNGASIIEKMTDINYLIDGVDPDTVRKTTPTNLLKNGSFDEGKSPWYSNIELYEELMEYWEEHTYSSNIESNALHVNFKVNKEQSLNPDDGDNCWPCVLPGTGDDGVFSTNQSLSVVSNSTNSIGPHWGLDTDVIRNTQTLEASPNTTYELSARMKYHVKKANPNIMVRVYEDEKLLDEHSLIKPTSLVFLGGTKELDWSKKEFKFTTPKNATRLEISTEINLASSSYEPSGDVWFDDLVLKYVTGDYDADLFVNSKLVDGEDQERKGMSFEASLYPEGSENNFYIRAKDKKGRYQFSSTSYQTAGVKDYFTNQSKIENLKGTELDNGDIQLLSNHSKGTFESKNQQFAGDIQTILLLPKEEKPEGTEISYEASADGGAHWKEVTPNEVIAFDFVGNELKVRATLLSSGESSPKLLNWDSSIVYVNTGRKFKIQLMDEPKNLTATPNVNYMTLLRWEASKTPHVTYNVYRGSKSTFTPSKETLVAEDVTDLYWHDYNLNFGEKFYYKVSAVKDYDGEKRISLPSNEAWATVVDKNEVDKRLGLQDYWGYSSFSTARGEGYINISTGNLVYQSTDFVNVSPKLAMVFRRSFNSQSTTKTPLGYGWDFSFNTALLKEYDDQGTEVGLILKDGDGSLHRFSQNSDGTYATPKGIHMELTKKQDGSYEIVRKDQIKYEFDSQLKLRELNEPNGNKLTFYYDSARGNLESVVNNMNEKTTFYYDKKDRLNRVVDPYDQEHTFEYDNVSDRLTKSYRILERNVEYAESYQYDETNFQLEKLIDAMGQETKLEYKGQQIHKITDPNSEHSTFTYDEKETTITSDKGKKVHFTYNKDGNITSKTDPSKHTIHYEYTKDMLVNHLYYDNVIEGQKKTLHYRYTYDHRGNVLTATDPLGNVTNYEGYNERNLVGKIIKPIKDGVNATTSFEYDSNGNILKSIDSEGRTISYAYDKLGNQTSVTNEYNDMTSFEYDKKGQLIKIKEPLEKTTEVLEYDHRGNPTKIKDANGNVTTNEYDLLDRLIETTDADGNTVKKSYDLNHNLISVTDQKGNITSYHYDPVGRIEKTFYPDGSTDSVDYSFDDNNNPKTIYTDGEGRKRIQYYDEMGRLQKETSGNVSKTYEYDLVGNMIKVMDGEGNSVQSEYDVLNRQTKVVVDPDGENIVKENTYDLQGNVISSTDGEGYTTNYQYDRLGRILNVTQKQGSQNIVTSYQYDLKEGNLIKNQVTDAEGKVKHTYLNELGRVVKEVNVGVTSDDKKMEHSYQYDANGNVKIETRNDGTTVNYDYNSLNQVEKVTYGADHYTEYGYDLNGNREKMVDYKDGKSVTTSYDYDSKNRLIQIVQDGQTINYGYDDSNNITHVYYPSADEEDGQKDIEYKYDDGNLLEEILVEGKKAQQLSYTHAGKVNYTKNFLEFDTGGSSFVKVDYDYNSAGLTESMKYSKDGKQLETYSMTYDKRGFIKTENIYSNYDKSQTVKKEYDYDEVGRLLSTKQDDKVTSYTYDLVGNRLTKKENADSYAYTYNQFNQLENITKNTQLYGSYEYDKRGNQTKEITEKKIEGEMKSVTSTYTYDLANRLDSVEQIMDGQDPIITQNFYNGDGQRIEKKVNGTSWKYIYDRGNLLYTSDNNHNKATEHVLDPYGGIVTSKRFDGNYKNNYFFYHYDMRGSVTSILKPTGERVKGYDYDEFGNLEEVGDKSFLNEVKFTGAVHDQSTGLHYMNARHYNSNTGRFISQDTYKGVAHDPWSQHLYSYTTNNPVNYIDPTGHAPAYIGHDGKAHVAIPVHQGDGTFSWRAPYATEEYKQSLSNNTTVKDAAKWAETHATSVAVGAGFSSGIAAELMGKVVEKIIPDLPESKWSTVSSKMHTWIGDDGNKKFWNMPERMKRVKDVKNLALNAGKSFTYGPGIGVAADAAVFYGTNNGSLDGFNLKASAFNNVAVSAIGAGAGIALAAAGAPALLIAGVGIGIGVGFSVLNSRTGWSFSKEIGLE from the coding sequence ATGCGGAAGTCAATGAAAAAAGTTTTGTCGTTGTTGATCGTGATAATGATGGTAATTTCATCTTTACCTCTTTCAGCACTGGCAGAAGAGCTACAAAAAAAAGAAGAAAAGGATGTTCCTACAGATGTATCTGAAGAATCTCCAATTGCAAGTGAAGAAAGTCAAGAAGTGCCATCACTGGACAAAGAACTATTAAAAGAGTTAGAACCAGGAGATGAAATTGTTGAAGAAAGGACGGAAAACTCCAAACTTATTTTTAATGGAGGTGATAAAGTAACTCAAGAAATTTATTCTGAACAAATTCATAAGAAAGAAGAGAATGGTAAGTTAGAAGAAATTTCAACAGATCTAGTAAAGGAAGATGAAAAGAGTAACGAAGTGAAAACTGAAAACGCTTTGTTTGAATCAAATTTCTTAGAGAAGATGGATAAAGGGAAATATGTGACCTTTCAAAAAAATGGTTATGACATGTCTTTTTCTATTTTAGAAGCTTATGGGCATGAAGTTGGTACGAAAAAAGTAACAGACGTAGTGGCAACTTATGAAGAAAATAAGATATTTCATAGAGATATTTTCCCAAACGTGGACTTGCGTAACGTAACGTTTAGTCAAGAAACAAAAGAAGATATTATCTTGCAGTCATATAAAGGTTATCACGATTTTATTTTTCAAATTGATACTGACTTAGAAGCTATAGAACAGGAAAGTGGAGCTATTCATTTTGTTGATGAAAAGGAAGAATTGATTTTTGTAGTGCCACCTCCATCAATGTCGGATTCAAATTATCACGAAAAATCTGGAGAAACGCAATCCTCCAGCGATGTATTTTATAAACTAGAAAAAAACGAGTCTGGATACTTATTAACTATTCAAGCCGATCCAGAATGGCTTTCGGATCCAAATAGAAAATACCCGGTGTATATTGATCCATCAACAGGTGCTTCAATTGCTGATAAAGATACATTTGTAATGAGTAAATACAAAAATACAAACTATAGTAGTTTGAGTAAAGATGAAAATGCATATGGAAAATGGGATGCAGAACATGGAGAATATTTGCTGAAAGTAGGAACAGCAGGTAGTTCAACAGGAAGGTGCTATGCTTTTATACATATACCCATTAAGGATATAAAAGTGTCTAAACCATTTGAAGTTAAAAAAGCACAATTAAACGTATTAGTTAAGAAATCATGGGAGCCCACAAAAAGAACTGGATTATGGGTTGATAGAGTAGATAGTTCTTGGAATGTAGGAAAAATAAATTGGGATAATATGCCTACTTCGACAGATATAGCTAAAACAAACACAAGGCAAGGTGAGTGGGCTAAATTTGATGTAACCAACACTGTAAGAGAATGGTTTTCTGGCAAAAGGGAGAATTATGGTTTTAAATTGCATACCGATAATAATGGAACGTCTTACTGGAAAAAGATTGTATCTTCTTCTACTGATTATGATGAACCTGGTAAAACCATAAAACCTTACTTATCAGTTGAATATTCACTGAATTTATCCAAACCCAAAGCTCCTAAGATTGAGAAAGTAGGTAGCCTAGGGAAAAATAGTTCTAAAGGATATGTAGATCTTTCATGGGAGCAAATAGACTGGGCAGATGGGTATTATATTGGAATCTATAATGGGAAGTTTTTTCAATACGTAGATGTAGGAAAAGGGAATAAAACGAGTAATAAACGAGTTTATTGGTCAACAAAAGGGAAAGGTCTTTGGCCTTCAAAATCTCAAATTAAAGGTGGTCGTTTTGGAATCTTTGAGAAAGGTGGGGGCACTGACTTTCCCGATAGTCCTTTGAATACTTATATTGTATCTGGAGGGGGATATAAAAAGCAAAACTATCGATTTAAAGTATTAGCTTATAAAGCCTATGATGCAGAACGTGAAATACGCACAGAAGAATCTGATGAGGCAACTGCAACACTTCCAGATAGTTCGGCCCCAGATAAACCAATACTACAAGTCGATATCATTAGTGAAGAATTAAAAAGTGAAAATGACAATGCTGATGTTGTGGTTACTTGGCAAGGTGTGGAGGATCAACCAAAAGGAAACAGTTCGGGTATACGAGACTATATACTTAAATCACGAAAAAAAGGCTCAGCTTGGAAAACAGAGGAAGTAGTGAGGCACTCAGGAGCCAAATCTTACAAGCATAAAATCTATAATTTACCTGAAAATACGGAAGTAGAATTTCAGCTGACTGTGATAGATAAAAATCATAATGGATCGAAAGTATCTCCTATTGAAAGGCCCAAGGCTCCTAAAATTGAAAAAATAGATAGCTTAGGTAAAAATAGTTCTAAAGGATACGTAGGTCTTTCTTGGGAAAAAATCGAGGGAGCAAAAGGATACTATGTCGCCATTTTTAATGGAAAAAGTTATGACTATTTTGATGTTAAAGATGGTGATTCGATAAAAAATAATAGGGTTTATTGGTCGACTAAGAACAAAAAAATATGGCCAACTACCAAAGAAATCGAAGATGGAAGATATGGAATTCATCATGATGGAAAAGGAACTGACTTACCCGATAGCCCCATGAGTACTTATAGCGTATCTGGTGGTAATTTTAAAACAAATCAAAACTATTGGTTCAGAATAGTAGGGTACGATGAAAAGGGGAACGAATCACAGTTATCTGATCGTGTTTCAGCTAAACTACCAGATAGTACCGCACCTTTTGTGCCCAATAAGCCAGGAGTGAAATTCAAGCAATTTGATGGAAAAAAATATGAGTTTGCTGAAATAAAATGGAATAGAGTTAAAGACCTACCTGAGAAACATGCAAGTGGTGTGGATTATTATGAAATTCAGTTTCGTAGTGATGTACAATATCCTTCGTGGAGAGTATTAGATAGAATTCAAGAAGATGGATCTAATCTATATGAATTTAATCCAAAAACCATTATGCCTAGTACTGATTCAGTGGATTTTCGAGTAAAAGCGGTTGATAAAAACCAAAATGAATCTAGTTATGCTACATCAAGTAATCATATAACTAAGGATAGAAGAGCGCCAAGCACGCCTACTAGTGTTGAAATTAATCCTTCTACATGGGACAATGGATCCACTTTTATCTTATCTTGGAAAGGAATCAAAGATGATAGAAAATTAGAAGGTGTTCAATACTGTATTGAAGGTGGCGAATGGATAGATATAGGGGAAAGTACCCAAGAAGGAACGAAAGAAATTTCTTCTGAAAATTTCGATGAAGGAGAAACAGAGATATACGTACGAGGTTATGATGACAGTGGCAATATCGGATATTCTGAATCAGCCACTTATTATAAAGATACAACTTCTCCAACAATATGGTATTTATGGCCAAGTGATGACGATGTATTAGAAGGAATGGAAAATATAAAAGCTGGGGTAAAAGATGAGCATTCAGATATAGAAAAATGGACCCTCGAAGTAGGGAAAGGGGAAGATCCCGAAAAGTACGAAGAGATTAAGTCAGTCAATAGCAATGAAGTATTGTATAACTGGGATACATCTAGCTTAGAAGACCAAACAACTTATACTTTAAAATTAACGGTCTATGATCTAGCAGGTAACAAAGCTATAAAAACAAGTAAACTAGTAAAAAGTAAAGATACACGAGCGAATGATGCAAAGATAAAAGTGATTTCCCCTAAAAATGGTGCATCTATTATAGAAAAAATGACGGATATAAACTATTTGATTGATGGAGTAGATCCAGATACGGTTCGAAAAACGACACCAACAAATCTACTTAAAAATGGTAGCTTTGATGAGGGGAAAAGTCCTTGGTATAGTAACATTGAATTATATGAAGAATTAATGGAATATTGGGAGGAACATACGTATTCCAGCAATATAGAATCCAATGCTCTTCATGTTAATTTTAAAGTAAATAAAGAACAATCATTGAATCCTGATGATGGGGATAATTGTTGGCCATGTGTTCTGCCAGGTACAGGTGATGATGGTGTATTTAGTACTAATCAATCTTTATCAGTAGTCAGTAATAGTACTAACTCTATCGGTCCTCACTGGGGACTTGATACGGATGTTATTAGAAATACACAAACGCTTGAAGCTTCACCAAATACTACGTATGAATTATCAGCAAGAATGAAATATCATGTTAAAAAAGCAAATCCTAATATAATGGTAAGAGTATATGAAGATGAAAAGCTTTTAGATGAACACAGCTTAATAAAACCTACATCACTCGTATTTCTTGGTGGAACGAAAGAACTTGATTGGAGTAAAAAAGAATTTAAGTTTACCACTCCTAAAAATGCGACAAGGTTAGAAATAAGTACAGAGATTAACCTTGCTTCAAGCAGCTATGAGCCATCAGGAGATGTATGGTTTGATGACCTTGTATTAAAATATGTTACAGGTGATTATGACGCTGATCTTTTTGTTAACTCAAAACTAGTCGATGGTGAAGATCAAGAGAGAAAAGGGATGTCTTTTGAAGCTTCCTTGTACCCTGAAGGAAGTGAAAATAATTTCTATATTCGTGCAAAAGATAAAAAAGGAAGATATCAATTTAGTTCAACTTCGTATCAAACAGCAGGAGTAAAGGATTATTTTACGAATCAGAGTAAAATCGAAAATTTAAAAGGAACAGAATTAGATAATGGTGATATACAGTTACTATCCAATCATTCAAAAGGAACATTTGAATCGAAAAATCAGCAGTTTGCAGGAGATATTCAAACCATTTTACTATTACCAAAAGAAGAGAAGCCAGAAGGAACAGAGATATCATATGAAGCATCTGCTGATGGAGGAGCCCATTGGAAAGAAGTCACTCCTAATGAAGTAATTGCTTTTGATTTTGTCGGAAACGAATTGAAAGTAAGGGCGACCTTACTTTCATCTGGAGAAAGTTCACCAAAGCTTTTGAATTGGGACTCGTCAATTGTTTATGTCAATACAGGTAGAAAATTTAAAATTCAACTAATGGATGAACCGAAGAATTTAACAGCGACACCAAACGTTAACTATATGACATTGTTAAGGTGGGAAGCATCTAAAACACCTCATGTTACGTATAATGTGTATCGAGGATCAAAATCGACCTTTACACCTTCAAAAGAAACGTTAGTTGCTGAAGATGTGACTGATTTATATTGGCATGATTACAACTTAAATTTTGGTGAGAAATTCTATTATAAAGTCTCTGCTGTCAAAGACTATGATGGAGAAAAGCGTATCAGTCTTCCTTCAAATGAGGCTTGGGCTACAGTAGTGGATAAAAATGAAGTAGACAAACGATTAGGTTTACAAGATTATTGGGGATATAGTTCTTTTTCAACAGCAAGAGGAGAAGGGTATATTAACATTAGTACTGGGAACCTTGTTTATCAATCGACGGACTTTGTCAATGTATCTCCTAAACTAGCCATGGTATTTAGACGTAGTTTTAATAGTCAGTCAACCACTAAAACACCACTGGGCTATGGTTGGGATTTCTCCTTTAATACGGCGCTATTAAAAGAATATGATGATCAAGGAACTGAAGTTGGTTTAATACTAAAAGACGGAGACGGGAGTTTACATCGTTTTTCCCAAAACTCTGACGGAACATATGCAACCCCAAAAGGGATTCATATGGAATTAACGAAGAAACAAGATGGTTCCTATGAAATTGTACGAAAAGATCAAATTAAATATGAATTTGACTCACAGTTGAAACTACGGGAGTTAAATGAACCTAACGGAAATAAGCTAACATTCTATTATGATTCAGCACGAGGGAATTTAGAGTCGGTTGTTAATAATATGAATGAAAAGACGACATTCTATTATGATAAGAAGGATCGTCTAAACAGAGTGGTAGATCCATATGATCAAGAACACACTTTTGAATATGATAACGTATCAGATCGATTAACGAAATCCTATCGAATTCTTGAAAGAAATGTGGAATATGCTGAAAGTTATCAATATGATGAAACAAATTTCCAGTTAGAAAAATTGATTGATGCTATGGGGCAAGAAACGAAGTTAGAGTATAAAGGTCAACAAATTCACAAAATAACCGACCCTAACTCAGAACATTCAACTTTTACGTATGATGAAAAGGAAACAACGATTACGTCAGATAAAGGGAAAAAAGTTCATTTTACGTATAATAAGGATGGGAATATTACATCCAAGACCGATCCATCTAAACATACGATTCATTATGAATATACAAAGGATATGTTGGTCAATCATTTGTATTACGATAACGTGATTGAGGGACAGAAAAAAACACTTCATTATCGTTACACCTATGATCATCGAGGGAATGTTTTAACCGCAACCGATCCTCTTGGTAATGTAACGAACTATGAAGGTTATAATGAGAGGAATTTGGTCGGCAAAATCATAAAACCAATTAAAGATGGGGTCAATGCCACAACTTCCTTTGAGTATGATTCCAATGGGAATATATTAAAATCGATTGATTCCGAAGGGAGAACGATTTCTTATGCGTATGATAAACTTGGAAATCAGACTTCCGTAACGAATGAATATAATGATATGACATCGTTTGAGTACGATAAAAAAGGTCAATTAATCAAAATTAAGGAACCTTTAGAAAAAACAACAGAAGTACTAGAATATGATCATCGAGGAAATCCAACCAAAATAAAAGATGCGAATGGGAACGTGACAACAAATGAATACGACTTACTAGATAGACTAATTGAGACAACAGATGCCGATGGAAACACAGTGAAAAAATCGTATGATTTAAATCACAATTTAATTTCCGTAACGGATCAAAAAGGAAACATCACAAGCTATCACTACGATCCAGTTGGTCGTATTGAAAAAACTTTTTATCCAGACGGTTCTACCGACTCAGTTGATTATTCTTTTGATGACAATAACAACCCTAAAACCATCTATACGGATGGAGAAGGGCGAAAACGTATCCAATATTACGATGAGATGGGTCGTTTACAGAAAGAAACATCTGGTAACGTTTCTAAAACGTATGAATATGATCTTGTTGGTAATATGATTAAAGTCATGGATGGTGAAGGAAATAGTGTACAATCTGAATACGATGTGCTTAACCGTCAGACCAAAGTGGTTGTGGATCCAGATGGTGAAAACATTGTAAAAGAGAATACCTATGATTTACAAGGGAATGTCATTTCATCAACAGATGGCGAAGGGTATACAACCAATTATCAATATGATCGACTTGGCCGTATCCTCAATGTCACTCAAAAACAAGGAAGCCAGAATATCGTCACAAGCTATCAATATGATCTGAAAGAAGGAAACTTGATAAAAAATCAAGTTACTGATGCCGAAGGAAAAGTCAAACACACCTATTTAAATGAACTAGGACGTGTAGTGAAAGAAGTCAATGTAGGTGTCACAAGTGACGATAAAAAAATGGAACATTCTTATCAATACGATGCTAATGGAAATGTAAAAATAGAAACCAGAAATGACGGAACAACCGTTAACTATGATTATAATTCGTTAAATCAGGTAGAAAAAGTGACGTATGGTGCTGATCATTATACGGAGTATGGATATGATTTAAACGGAAATCGAGAGAAGATGGTTGATTATAAAGATGGAAAAAGTGTAACAACAAGCTATGATTATGATTCTAAAAATCGATTGATTCAAATCGTTCAGGATGGGCAAACCATCAATTATGGATATGATGATAGTAATAACATTACTCATGTCTATTACCCTTCAGCTGATGAAGAGGATGGTCAAAAAGATATCGAATATAAATATGATGATGGAAACTTGTTAGAGGAAATCCTAGTAGAAGGGAAGAAAGCACAACAACTTTCTTATACCCATGCTGGTAAAGTCAATTATACAAAGAATTTCCTTGAGTTTGATACAGGTGGCAGTTCTTTTGTGAAAGTGGACTATGACTATAATTCAGCGGGATTAACAGAGTCCATGAAATACAGCAAGGACGGAAAACAGCTTGAAACTTATTCGATGACTTATGACAAACGTGGCTTTATTAAGACAGAGAATATCTATTCAAATTATGACAAATCTCAAACGGTAAAGAAAGAGTATGACTATGATGAAGTCGGTCGACTTCTATCAACCAAACAAGATGATAAAGTAACGTCATACACGTATGATTTAGTGGGGAATCGTTTAACCAAAAAAGAGAATGCAGATTCGTACGCTTATACTTATAACCAGTTCAATCAGTTAGAGAATATCACAAAAAATACTCAACTTTATGGTTCATATGAGTACGATAAACGAGGAAATCAAACGAAAGAAATAACAGAAAAGAAGATAGAAGGGGAAATGAAAAGTGTTACATCCACGTATACCTATGATTTAGCGAATCGTTTGGATTCGGTGGAGCAAATCATGGATGGACAAGATCCTATTATCACTCAAAATTTCTATAATGGCGATGGACAACGTATTGAAAAAAAGGTTAACGGAACCTCATGGAAATATATATATGACAGAGGGAATCTTCTGTATACATCAGATAACAACCATAATAAAGCGACGGAACATGTGTTAGACCCATATGGTGGAATTGTGACGTCCAAGAGATTTGATGGCAACTACAAAAATAACTATTTCTTTTATCACTATGATATGCGTGGTAGTGTTACTTCGATCTTAAAGCCCACCGGTGAACGGGTAAAAGGATACGACTATGATGAATTCGGTAATTTAGAGGAAGTAGGAGATAAATCGTTCCTAAACGAAGTGAAGTTCACAGGGGCTGTTCATGATCAGTCCACGGGTTTACACTATATGAATGCACGTCACTATAATTCAAATACAGGTCGCTTTATTTCTCAAGATACGTATAAAGGTGTGGCTCATGATCCTTGGTCACAACATTTGTATTCGTATACGACCAATAATCCAGTTAATTATATTGATCCAACAGGACACGCCCCTGCCTATATTGGTCATGACGGAAAAGCACATGTAGCCATCCCTGTTCATCAAGGTGATGGGACATTTTCGTGGAGAGCGCCATATGCGACTGAAGAATATAAACAATCATTATCAAACAATACTACAGTAAAAGATGCGGCAAAATGGGCAGAAACACATGCTACGTCGGTAGCTGTGGGGGCTGGATTTAGTTCAGGTATTGCTGCTGAATTGATGGGTAAAGTCGTGGAGAAAATTATACCCGATCTTCCAGAAAGTAAGTGGAGTACAGTATCGTCTAAAATGCATACTTGGATAGGCGATGATGGAAATAAAAAATTCTGGAATATGCCAGAACGGATGAAAAGAGTAAAAGATGTAAAAAACTTAGCTTTAAATGCAGGGAAGTCATTTACTTATGGTCCAGGGATTGGAGTAGCAGCGGATGCAGCGGTCTTCTATGGAACTAACAATGGAAGTTTAGATGGTTTCAACTTAAAGGCTTCTGCATTTAATAATGTAGCCGTTTCAGCCATTGGGGCTGGAGCAGGTATTGCGTTAGCTGCGGCAGGTGCACCCGCTTTGCTAATTGCAGGGGTAGGAATAGGTATTGGTGTAGGATTCAGTGTTTTAAATAGTCGAACAGGTTGGAGTTTTTCTAAAGAGATAGGGTTGGAATAA